The region CCTGTCTCCAGGCAATCTCGGTGCGCTCCCCATGCGCACCGCGAGAGGTCCCGGTGCGCACTGTCCCCTCCCGATCCCCGGGTGCGCATCGGGACCACAACAGGGAGTGACGATCATGGCCTTCATCGATTTCAACGAAGCGGCGCTGCAGGCGCCCTGCGCGGCCGCCGCGCAGGCGCTCGAACCCAAGGCGGCCGAGGCGCAGCTCTCACAGGTCGAGCAGCGCGTCATCGAACTGGCGCGCCACGACGGCCTCGCCAGTCTTCGCCCGGTGCGCAAGCGCGGGCGCCTTGCCCGCCTCGTCTTCGGCCCCGATCCGGTCTCGCGCCAGCTCGCCAACGAGCGGCTCGAAGCACTGCGCAAGCTCGCCGTCCAGGCCTGGAACCAGGGCTACACGGTCCCGGCCTCGACCCAGCGCGAGACGCTTGCGGCAGGCTACAGCGAGGCGCAGGTCGGCGCGGTGCTCGACCTGATCGGCCGCGCGCGCGGCGCGGTGGTCTCGCGCGTCGCCTGACACCCGAGACGCGTTGCTCTACTCTGGGCCCTACTGGGGCGGCATGTTCATGTGCAGCGGGATCGAGAAGTCGAGCCAGAACGAGGAGCCCTTGAGCCGGTTGGTCACATCGACCTCCTGCATCACCCGCCCACGGAACGTCGCGGGAGCGCGCCCCATCTGCACGTTGGTCGCCGCCGTCACGCCGAAGGCCAGCGCTTCGCCGCGAAACGGGCCGAGCGCGCCGCCATCGTCGCTGACCTGCTTGACGTAATAGCTCTGCAGGCCGAACGAGAAGGCAGGCGAGACGATCTTCTCCAGCGCCGCCTCGAGGTGCATCTCGTCGCCGCTGTCGTAGCCGTTGGTCTCGTTGCTGCCGTTGAAGGTGTAGCCGCCTTTCACCGAAAGGTCCCAGCCAGCCTCGGCATCGTGCCAGCTCGCCGCCATCGAGGTATCGACCGCCCAGCGATGCAGCGAGAGATTGGCGAGCCCGCTCTCGCGGAAGTGACCGATCGGCACGTTGACCATGCTCGAGACCTGCAGGTGCAGGTCGCCCTCCTTCCAGCCGAGCATCGCGACGCCGACCGGGTCGCCCGTCGTCAGCGCGGTATCGTGGACGCTCGCCGAGAGCGAACCGCCGCCCGGCCGTTCGAGCACGCCCGCGGCATCGAGCATCGGCGCGCCATAGGGCAAGGTCACGCCCACTGCGAAAGTCCCGCCCAGAAAGTCGGTCGAGGGCACGAAGAGCATCGTCGCGAACTCGGCGACCACGGTAAGGTCGACACCGGCAACCACGCGCCCGTTGACCGGTAGCTCGCGCTCGATCCCGGCATCGCCGTCGTAGACCCAGGTGATCTTGTCGAAGTAGACGCCCTCGAGCGGTGCCATGACCGCCGTTCCCGGGCCGCCCGATCCGTGAAGGTATAGCGAGACCCCGCTCTCGGTTGCCTGCGCCACGCCGGGCACGAACATGGCCAGCGCCGCGCCCGCCGCACTGAGGCCGACGCTGCGCCACCGCCATGATTCCTGCCCGCACCTGCCTGTTCCTGAAAGCGCCATGGCCCTTTTCCCTCATGTTCCTGACCCTTGCGATCCTAGGGACCGGGCACGTCTTGCTAATCGGGGTTAGTCCCGAGGCCGGGGCGCGTCCTTCCCGCAAGGCCGGGTTCTTGCCGCAGTTCCATCACCGTTGACCGCGCAAGGTCCCATCGTTAATTCGCGATGGATGACGACCACGCCCGCTGCTGCCGCCTCCAGCCCCTGCCATCTGCGCCATCGCCATTTGCGTCAGGGACAAAGCCGATGATCGCGGCTCTTGCCATCTTCCTCGTCACGATCACGCTGGTGATCTGGCAGCCGCGCGGCCTCGGCATCGGCTGGAGCGCGATGGGCGGCGCGCTCTTCGCGCTGCTGACCGGCGTGATCACGCTCACCGACATCCCCATCGTGTGGGACATCATCTGGAACGCGACCGGGGCCTTCGTCGCGGTCATCCTGATCAGCCTGATCCTCGACGAGGCGGGCTTCTTCGAGTGGTCCGCGCTCCACGTCGCGCGCTGGGGCCGGGGTAACGGGCGCGCACTCTTCGCGCTGGTGGTGCTGCTGGGCGCGCTCGTCGCGGCCTTCTTCGCCAACGACGGCGCGGCGCTCATCCTCACCCCGATCGTGCTCGCCATGTTGCGCGCGCTGGGACAGGGCGAGCGCGCGACGCTGGCCTTCGTCATGGCAGCGGGCTTCATCGCCGATACCGCGAGCCTGCCGCTTGTCGTCTCGAACCTCGTCAACATCGTCTCGGCCGACTTCTTCGACATCGGCTTCGGCGATTATGCGCTGGTGATGATCCCGGTGGACCTCGTCGCCATCGCCGCGACGCTGGGCGCCCTCATGCTGTTCTTCCGCAAGGACATTCCCGAGGTCTACGACGTGGCGCAGCTGCGCGCGCCCGACGCTGCGATCCGCGACCGCGCGACCTTTCGCGCCGGCTGGGTGGTGCTCGCAGGCCTGCTGCTCGGCTTCTTCGTGCTCGACCCGATGGGCGTGCCGATCAGCGCGGTCGCGGCCTGCGGCGCACTGGCGCTGATCGCGGTCGCCGCGCGCGGACACACAATTGCCACGCGCAAGGTCATCCGCGAAGCGCCGTGGCAGGTCGTGATCTTCTCGCTGGGGATGTATCTCGTCGTCTTCGGGCTGAAGAACGCCGGGCTGACGCAGGCCCTCGCCGGGCTGCTGGAGTGGAGCGCGCATGGCGGCGTTTGGGGCGCGACCTTCGGCACCGGCGTGCTTGCCGCGGTGCTATCCTCGATCATGAACAACATGCCCACCGTCCTCGTCGGCGCGCTCTCGATCGATGGCACCATGCTCGATGGAGCAATGCATGGCGAAGCGGTGCGCACGGCGATGGTCTACGCCAACGTGATCGGCTGCGACCTCGGGCCCAAGATCACCCCGATCGGCTCGCTCGCGACGCTGCTGTGGCTGCACGTGCTGAGGCAGAAGGGCGTCGTCATCGGCTGGGGCTACTACTTCCGCCTCGGCGTGACGCTAACCACCCCGATCCTGCTGCTCACCCTCGCCGCGCTGGCCCTGCGCCTGACGCTGGCCTGAGCGGGACGCGCGCTTGCCTGCGCGCGCCCCGGCCCCGTGTCAGTCGAGCGCGACCTCGTGGATCTCGCTGCCCGCAAAGCGCAGCGTGCGCACGCTCTTGGCCGTATGGACCATCGCCTGGTCGACCTGTCCGGGATAGACATCGCGCAGGATGGTCGAGGCGATCTCGATCGTCTTCGCGCCCTCGGGCAGCGTGCCGACGAGATCGAAGCGCACCTGGCTGGCGCCGATGTACGAGGCCACGTAGCGCAGCATGACCGGCTCGCCATCGACGCTGAGCGTGAAATGGCGCAGCAGGTAGCGCTTGAGCGCCGCGATTGCCTCGGGATCATCGAGGCTGACCTGCGCTTCGGGTGCGATCGCGGCCAGCGCCGGCTCGATGTCGTGCGCCTCGAAGCGGTGCGAGACCGCGAGCCTGCCATCTGCCTCGACGCGCACCACGCTCATCGCGTCATGCCCGCGATGGGCGAGCGCCGCAGGGGCACCCGCCATCGTCAGGGCCGGAAGCAGCGCGCAGGCGGCTGCAAGGCGGATCATCATCGTCTTCATCGTGCCAGCCTCAATCGCGCTCGGGCGCATCGTAAGTGCGCAGCGAGTCGGGCAGGACCTTGACGTTGGAATCCTTCATCCGGTTGGTCGCCTCGTCGCGCGTGTCGATGCCCAGCGTCTTGTCTTCGATGTTGCCCGAGTAGACGTTGTTCGACCGGTCGGCGTCGGCGGTCTCCCAGAGCGGATCGAGCTCGGCCTTGGCCAGCGTCTTTTCGGTGACGTACTGCCAGGTGACCTTGCGGTTGTTGTAGCGCCAGATCTCGGCCGGGATGCGCGCGGTCTTCGAGGACCCGTCGGTGAAGTCCATCTTGAGGATCACCGGCATGACCAGACCACCCTTGTTCGAGAAGGTGAAGCGGTAGAAATTGTCCTTCACCTCGCGCGCCGCGCGCTCCTCGGGGGTCAGGTCCTCGAGCGCACCCTTGGCCTTCTTGCGGTCCTTAGCCGTCGCGTCGAGCGGGTCGATGCTGTCGTAGAAGTCGCGCGTCGAGGGATCGCGCTCGACCACGGTCTGCTGCGTATTGCGCGAGGCGGTCAGCGAACCCGGCTCCTTGCCGCGCTCGGCAATGCGGCGCTTTGCGGCAGCGTCGGCATCCGAGGGCTCGAGCCGCGCCTTGACCACCTTGTCGAGCGAGATGTCGACGTGGTCGGTCGAATAGAACCAGCCGCGCCAGAACCAGTCGAGATCGACGCCGCTGCTCTCCTCCATCGTGCGGAAGAAGTCATAGGGCGTCGGGTGCTTGAAGCGCCAGCGCGTCGCGTATTCACGGAAGGCCCGGTCGAACAGCTCGCGGCCCAGCACCGTCTCGCGCAGGATGGTGAGCGCGGTCGCGGGCTTGCCGTAGCCATTGGCGCCGAACTGCAGCACCGAGTCCGACTGGGTCATGAGCGGGACCTGGTTTTCCGAGAGCATGTACTCGGCAATGTCCTTGGGCTCGCCGCGGCGAGCCGGGAAGTCCTTGTCCCACAGCTTCTCGGCCTGGAACTGGAGGAAGGTGTTGAGCCCCTCGTCCATCCAGGTCCACTGCCGCTCGTCCGAATTGACGATCATCGGGAACCAGTCGTGCCCGACCTCGTGGATGACCACGCCGATGAGGCCGTACTTGGCGCGCTCGGTATAGGTCAGCTCGCCGGTCTTCTTGTCCTTTACCGGACGCGGACCGTTGAAGGTGATCATGGGGTATTCCATGCCGCCGACCGGACCGTTGACCGACTGCGCCACCGGATAGGGATAGGGGAACGCGAAGTGGCCGTAGACGTCGATGGTATGCGCGATCGACTTGGTCGAATAGGCATCCCACAGCGGGCGCGCTTCCTTGGGGAAGAAGCTCATCGCCATGACCAGCGGCTGATCGGCATAGTCCTGCTTCACGCCCATCGCGTCCCAGGCGAACTTGCGCGACGAGGCCCAGCCGAAGTCGCGCACGTTCTCGGCGGCGAAGACCCAGGTCTTCTCGCCCGAGGCCTTGCCCTTCTCGGCTGCGACGGCTTCGGCAGGCGTCACGATGTAGACCGGGCTGGTCGCGCCCTTGGCCTTCTCGAGCCGGTCGCGCTGCGCGGCGCTGAGCGCGCTGTCGGGGTTCTGCAGCACGCCGGTCGCGGAGACCACGTGATCGGCAGGCACCGTCAGCGCGACGTTGTAGTCACCGAATTCGAGGGTGAACTCGCCCGAGCCGATGAATGCCTTGTTGTGCCAGCCCTCGTAGTCCGAATAGACCGCGAGGCGCGGGAACCACTGCGCGCCCTCGAAGATGCAGTTGCCGTCCTCGCCCGCCTGGGTGAAGCACTCGTAGCCCGAGCGGCCGCCCACGACCTTGTTCTCGACCATCGGGAACGACCATTCGATGGTGAAGCGCGTCTCGCCGCCGTTGCCCGGCACCGCTTCGCCCAGATCGATGCGCAGCAGGCTGTCGACCACGGTATAGGGCAGCGCATTGCCCGCAGCGTCGCGGATGGCGGCGATGGTGAAGCCGCCTTCCCACTCCTGCATGCGCTTGGCGCGGCGCACTTCGGCGAGGCTGATCGTGTCGCCCGAGACGGTCTGCGCCATCTGGGAGATCGAATCGTGCTTGTAGTTGTTCTGGTCGAGCAGCAGCCACAGGTAGGGCAGCGCGTCGGGCGAATTGTTGGTGTAGGTGATCGTCTCGGTCCCGCTCACCGAGCGCTTGCCCTCGTCGAGGCGAGCCTTGACGTCGTAGTCGACCTTCTGCTGCCAGTAGCGATAGCCCGGCGCGCCCGAGGCGTTGCGGTAGTCGGTGGGCGTGGGCCATTCCTCGCCCTCGAGCTGGCGGAACTTGTCCTCGAACTTGCCCTTGGTCTGCTCGAGCGGATTGGCGATGGCCTGACCGCTCAGCGCGAGCGCAGCAAAGGAAACCGTGGCGCAAAGCAGCGCGCCGCGACGGACGACAGATGTGACTGGCAAGAAGATACCCCTGAATTGACCCGGCCGGGACAATGATATGGGGTTACACGTGTGTCAACGCACACTGTTTGGGCAAGGCAGGCTTCTCCCCAACCGATGTCCCGACGCCAACTCAGGTGCAAGCCATAGGCCTGACCGAACTGCTTTTTTTGCAAATTTTTGGCGGACTGGCGATATGATCTTCAGGGGCACTCAGCGAGGCGCGGCGAAGAATCTCGGCCAACATCTGTTCAAGACCGAAGAAGCAGATGCAATTGCTGCCCCCTTCTGGTTGATCAGCCTAGGCACAGGACAGCTGCGGCTCACACCGCGTCGGCTGCCGCCCCCTGAGAGACGCTCAGCCACCATTTTCCGGACCTCAAAAGCGGACCGGGCGCTCTCCCCCTTCGCACGAAGCAGGACGCGGCCATAGGGACATGTCTCATTCGAGAAGAGAGAGGTAAGACGCCGCAAATCGCCAGTGTCATGCCAGCGACCGCAGCAGGATGCTTGTCTCACTGTTGAGCACGCCTTCGATCATGCGCACCTCTCGCAGGACCCGGTCGAAGTCGGGAAGCGTCGGGCTGACGATCTCGGCGACGAGGTCCCAGGCGCCGTTGGTGGTGTGCAGGGCATGGATCTCACGGATCCCGCGCAAGAGGCGGATCACCGCATCGGTGGAACGGCCCTCGACCTCGACCAGCATGATCGCGCGGATCGCTCCCGAGGGCGCTTCTTCCTGCGCACGAATGGTGAAGCCCAGGATCGCTCCGCTCTGAACGAGACGGTCTAGCCGGGTCTGCACCGTCGCGCGCGACACGCCAAGAATCTGCGCGATCTTGGAGACGGGCGCACGCCCGTCGGTACGCAGGATGCCGATCAGGCTGTGATCCAGCTTGTCGAGAGATATCATGACAAATTGCTCATAACGACTATGCAAATAGACTGAAATTCGGCGCAGTTGTAGCCATTTTAGACATTCACCATGAAACTTGCCTGCCTATCCTGAGCAAAAATCAGGAGACACACATATGGTACCTTTCGTTGGCGTTGCAGATCTTGCCGGGATCGTCGAAGCGGTAGGGCTTGAGGCCTTCCTGCGCGGCCTCGCCGAGCGGATCGAGGCCGATTTCGAGCGCTGGGAGGAATTCGACAAGTCTCCGCGCTATGCCAGCCACGTGCCCGATGGCGTGATCGAACTCATGCCCGCGGCCGACCGCGAGTATTTCGCCTTCAAGCAGGTGAACGGCCATCCGGGCAACACCGCCGCGGGCCTTCAGACGGTTGCGGCACTGGGCGTGCTCACCCGCGTCGATACCGGCTACCCGGTCCTGGTCAGCGAAATGACCTTGCTGACCGCGCTGCGCACCGCGGCGATGTCCGCGCTTGCCGCGCGCTACCTCGCGCGCCCCGCGTCGCGGGTTCTGGCCATGATCGGACAGGGCGCGCAGTCCGAATTCCAGGCGATCGCCTTCAAGGCCCTGCTGGGCATCACGCGCGTGCAGGCCTGGGACATCGATCCGGCCGCCTCGCGCAAGTTCGCCCGGAACCTCGCCGAAAGCGGCATCGAGGTCGTGATCGCCCCGTCCGCCGACGAGGCCGTGATCGGCGCGGACATCGTCACTACCGTCACCGCCGACAGGGTCAACGCGCGCATCCTGAGCGCCAACATGACCGGCGCTGGCCTCCACATCAACGCGGTCGGTGGGGACTGCCCGGGCAAGACCGAGTTGGCCCCCGAAATCCTCCAGCGAGGCCGGGTCTTCGTGGAATATACCCCGCAGACCCGCATCGAAGGCGAAATCCAGCAGATGCCGGACGATTTCGAGGTCACCGAATTGTGGTCGGTCTTCTCGGGCAAGACGTCCGGGCGCACGAGCGACGAGGAGATCACGATCTTCGATTCGGTGGGCTTCGGCATCGAGGACTTTTCGGCGCTGCGCTATCTCTACGACCTCCTGCCCGAACACGCGCCGCACACCGAACTCGATCTCATTGCCCAACCGCAAGACCCGCGCGACCTGTTCGGTCTGCTCTCTCCCCGCCTGCACGCGACGGCCTGATGCCCTCGGTCCAGGCGCCCGGGGCGGTCGTGATGGTCCGCCCCCATTTCTTCGAACCCAACCCGCAAACCCGGGGTGACAACGCCTTCCAGAGCACGGCAGCCATCCGGGCCGATACCCGCACGGCGCTGGCCGAGGATGCCCATGCCGAAGTCTCGCGCGCGGCGGACCTGCTGGAGGCCGCGGGTATCCGGGTCCACCTGTTCGAAGACAGCGCGACGACGACGCCCGACTCGGTCTTTCCCAACAACTGGTTCTCGACTCACTCGGGCGGACATCTGGCGATCTTCCCGCTCTTCGCGCCCAACCGCCGTCCCGAGCGCCGCGAGGACATCGTCGCGTTCCTCAAGCGCGAATACCGCGTCCAGGAAGTGACCGACTGGTCGGGGCTGGAGCATGATGGCCTCTACCTCGAAGGCACGGGCGCCATCGTGCTCGACCACTGCGAGCGGGTGGCTTATGCCGCCCGTTCGCAGCGCGCCAGCGAGGTCCTGCTCGAACGCTTCTGCACTCGCTTTGCCTTCGAGCCGATGATGTTCGAAGCAACCGACGCGAACGGGATGGCGATCTACCACACCAACGTCATGCTCAGCATCGGGACACGATTTTGCGTCGCGGGCCTCGACACGCTGCGCGATGCGCGCCGCCGCGAGGAACTGCACGCGCGACTTACCGCCAACGGGCGCGAGCTGATCGCCGTAAGCCAGCAGCAGGTCGGCGAGTTCTGTGGCAACCTGATCGAGCTCGACGGGCGTTCCGGCCCCGTCATCGCGCTGTCTTCGCGTGCCCTGCGCGCGTTCGATGCCCGACAGGTCGCCCGGCTGGAGCGGGTCGCTCGCCTCGTGCCGCTCGACGTTCCGACCATCGAGATGGCAGGAGGATCGGTGCGCTGCATGTTGGCGGGCATCCACCTTGCGCCGCGTCCCGCCTCCTGAACCCGCCAAGTTCCCGAAATCAAGCACCGGAAAACGGCGCACTTGCATCCCGATGCAGGATTTGGTCAACCTCGCGCGTGAAGGGAAGCGGCGTCCTCATGAGTTCCAAATCCACATCGAAGGACGTCGTCACGCCCGTGCCAGCCGCATCGGGCGAGGAGCTTGATCGGCTCTACCGGGGCTACCGGGACCGACTGCGCCGCTACGTCGCGGCGAGCTTCGGTCCTGGACCGCCCGACCCGGAGGACGTCGTGCAGATCGCCTTCGAAAAATTCGCGGTGCGTGAAGACCGCCATTCCATCGAGAGCCCGGAAGCCTTCCTTGCCCGGTCGGCGCGCAACTACGTCCTCGACCAGCGCCGCCGCCAGAAGGTGCGCAGCGACCATGCCGAGGGCGAAAAGATATTGGGCGCCGTGCATGACGACTGCGATGCCGAGCGCGTCTTATCGGCAAAGCAACGATGGCAAATCCTCGAGCGGACGATCCGCGCGATGGACCCTCGCCGGCAACAGGTCTTGATTATGAACCGCATTCACGGCGTAAGCTACGCAGAGATCGCACGCCGCCTCAAATGCTCGCCGACCCTGGTGAAGATGCACGCGGCCCAGGCTCTCGTGCAGTGCGAGCGCGCGCTGAGGGAGGCGGAGGAAGAGATATGACGCCGCAGGCCGCCCGCGAAGACAGGGACCGTATCGACGATCAGGCGAGCTACTGGGTCGTCCTGGCCAGCGAGCGCGAGCTGAACGCAGAGGAGCTTGGCGAACGCGATGGCTGGCGTGCTGCCGATCCGCGCCATGAACGTAGCTGGCAGGAACTCTCGCGTACCTGGGACGATATCGCGTCCCTGGAGGGCCTTGGCGATCTTGTTCCGACAATGGCGGAATTGGCGGTCGACGAAGCACCTGCCGTGCCAGGCTCTGACCGGCGAGGCACTGTCCGCCTTGGGCGACGCCAGATGGCATGGGCCGCGATTGCTGCCGTGCTCGTGGCGGTCGTGACCCTTTCGCTCCTGCTGCGTCCGCTTGCGCCGGAACGATACGAGACCCGCCTTGCGGAGACCCGGCTCATTACCCTGCCCGATGGCTCGCAAGTGACACTGGCGCCCGCCTCCACGCTCGAAGTGCGCTTTGCCGACGCCCAGCGGCGTGTCGCGCTGACCCGCGGCGAAGCCTTCTTCGACGTGGTCCATGACGCGAGCCGGCCGTTCACCGTCGAGGCCGGACCATCGCGCGTGCGGGTGCTGGGCACCAAGTTCGACGTCAACTTCACCGACCAGTCGGTGCGCGTGGCGGTGCTGCAGGGCAAGGTCGAAGTGGCGCATCCAGGACGCGACGGAGGGCCTTTGCGCGCCACCCGACTTCGCGCCGGGGAGCGCACCGAAGTGCAATTTGCCGCCTCCGCATCAAGCACGGCAGCACCGGGCCCATCGCGCGAAATGCCCGCCGCAGCATCGCGGCCAGCTCTGCCATCGCCGGCCCCATCCCCCGGGGTCTGGCGCGAGGGCCGCCTGGTCTATGACAACGTTCGCCTTGCCGATCTCGTCTCCGATGTGAACCGCTACTATGCGCCCGGGGTGACGATGCGCGATCCGGCCATCGGAGACCTGCGTGTCACGGCCGCCTTCAAGGTCAGTGAGATTCCCGCTTTCGTCAGCGCGCTCGACGGGGTCATCCCAGTCTCGGCGCAGGAGGCAGCGAGCGGCGCCTTCGTGCTTGAGCGAGCCCGCCCTTGAGGGCTCCGAACGTCGGGCTTTTCGACATATTGGATCGCGCGCGCCTCCCTTGTGACAAAAAAATTTCACTCACCCCCTGACGATCGCAAGTGCGCGCGCGTCATCGGGGTGTTGGTCGGTGCAGGCGGACACTGCGTCACGTCACCGGGCAGCGCCACCGTTCAGGGACGGATCAGGGGGAAATGCAAATGTTGAGCCTATTCAAATCGCGTCTGGTGCTGGCCTCGGCACTCGGGGTTTCCGTTTCGGCACTCGCCATGGCCACGCCGGTCATGGCGCAGACGCAGGTGCGTCAGTTCGATATTCCGGCCCAGGCGCTGGCCTCCAGCCTGCTGGAGTTCTCGCGCCAGTCCGACATCATGGTCGTCGTCGCGCCCGATCTTGCCGCAGGCCGGACGGCGCCCGCGCTGCGCGGTCGCTATGCCAGCGACGAAGCCATTGCCCGCCTGCTGCGCGGAAGTGGCCTGCGTGCGGTTGCCAATCCGCGCGGCGGGTATCGCATCGAACGTGTGGAAAGCGTTCCTTCCGCAACCCGCCAGGACGCTGCCACTGCCCAGGGCGCCTCGGGCGAAGGCATCGTCGTGACGGGCTCGCGCATCGACCTGCCGGGCTACGAATCGCCCACCCCGCTGCTGCGCATGACCCAATCGGACCTCCAGGTCGTGAGCCGTCCGAACCTCGGCGCCGCCTTCGCCGACCTGCCGCAGTTCAAGGCCGCCGAGTCGCCGGTGACGTCGAGCACGAACACCGGCGCGGGGCGCTTTCCGATCAACATCCGCGGGCTTGGCGCGCAGCGCTCGCTCCTGCTCATGGATGGCCGCCGGCTGGTCGACGGGGACCTGAACTCGGTTCCCTCGATCATGATCGCCAACGTCGATGTGGTCACGGGCGGCGCTTCGGCCGCCTGGGGTTCGGACGCGGTCGCGGGCGTCGTCAACCTCATCGTCGACAGCGACTACGAGGGCGTGCGTCTGGGCGCCCACAGCGGCATCTCCTCGCGCGGTGACGCGCAGGAGTACGGCTTCTCGGGCAAGTTCGGAACGCGCTTCGCCGATGGTCGAGGCCATTTCGTGATCGGCGGGGAATACGTCGACAACAAGGGCATTGGCCGACGCACCGACCGGGCCAACACTGGCCGCTGGTCGAGCCTTGGCAACACCACGCTGACGCCGGACATCGGCTATGCCACGCGCCTCAAGGGAGGCTACATCACCTCGGGCGTGCTGCAGGGCCAAGGCTTCAACCCGGACGGCACCTTGCGCACTCCCGACATCGGCACGGTTGTCGGCAGCAGCATGATCGGCGGTGAAGGCCCCTCCAACGACGATTACAGCGTGCTCGTCACGCCCCAGCGCCGCTACGCCGTCATGGGAAAGGCCTCCTATGAGCTGACCGATACGCTGCAGATCAGCGCGGACCTTCGCTATTCGCGCTTCTACAATTCCTATGCCTGGTTCGGCAGCCACATCGACAACTGGACGATCCAGGCCGACAACGCCTTCCTCAACAGCGATATCCGCGAGGCGCTCGCCGCGGCCGGGCAGGACAGCTTCAGACTTTCGCGCTTCAACGGCGATCTTGCCTTCGCGGACATCGACGTCGACCGCCGCAACATCCAGGGCACGATCGCCCTCGATGGCAGCTTCGGCGACGGACGCTGGCGCTATGGCGCCTATTACAGCCACGGCGAATACCGCAACAAGCTGCGCACGCCCGGCTTCCTCATCGCCGAGAACTTCGCCAATGCGGTCGACGCCGTCATCGACCCGGCCACCGGCGCGCCGGTCTGCCGTGTCCAGCTGACCCAGGGCGTCAGCGGCTGCGTGCCGCTCAACCTCTTCGGCGAGGGCGCCCCCAGCCAGGCTGCCATCGACTACACGAC is a window of Novosphingobium aureum DNA encoding:
- a CDS encoding DUF6702 family protein; the encoded protein is MKTMMIRLAAACALLPALTMAGAPAALAHRGHDAMSVVRVEADGRLAVSHRFEAHDIEPALAAIAPEAQVSLDDPEAIAALKRYLLRHFTLSVDGEPVMLRYVASYIGASQVRFDLVGTLPEGAKTIEIASTILRDVYPGQVDQAMVHTAKSVRTLRFAGSEIHEVALD
- a CDS encoding RNA polymerase sigma factor → MSSKSTSKDVVTPVPAASGEELDRLYRGYRDRLRRYVAASFGPGPPDPEDVVQIAFEKFAVREDRHSIESPEAFLARSARNYVLDQRRRQKVRSDHAEGEKILGAVHDDCDAERVLSAKQRWQILERTIRAMDPRRQQVLIMNRIHGVSYAEIARRLKCSPTLVKMHAAQALVQCERALREAEEEI
- a CDS encoding M1 family metallopeptidase codes for the protein MPVTSVVRRGALLCATVSFAALALSGQAIANPLEQTKGKFEDKFRQLEGEEWPTPTDYRNASGAPGYRYWQQKVDYDVKARLDEGKRSVSGTETITYTNNSPDALPYLWLLLDQNNYKHDSISQMAQTVSGDTISLAEVRRAKRMQEWEGGFTIAAIRDAAGNALPYTVVDSLLRIDLGEAVPGNGGETRFTIEWSFPMVENKVVGGRSGYECFTQAGEDGNCIFEGAQWFPRLAVYSDYEGWHNKAFIGSGEFTLEFGDYNVALTVPADHVVSATGVLQNPDSALSAAQRDRLEKAKGATSPVYIVTPAEAVAAEKGKASGEKTWVFAAENVRDFGWASSRKFAWDAMGVKQDYADQPLVMAMSFFPKEARPLWDAYSTKSIAHTIDVYGHFAFPYPYPVAQSVNGPVGGMEYPMITFNGPRPVKDKKTGELTYTERAKYGLIGVVIHEVGHDWFPMIVNSDERQWTWMDEGLNTFLQFQAEKLWDKDFPARRGEPKDIAEYMLSENQVPLMTQSDSVLQFGANGYGKPATALTILRETVLGRELFDRAFREYATRWRFKHPTPYDFFRTMEESSGVDLDWFWRGWFYSTDHVDISLDKVVKARLEPSDADAAAKRRIAERGKEPGSLTASRNTQQTVVERDPSTRDFYDSIDPLDATAKDRKKAKGALEDLTPEERAAREVKDNFYRFTFSNKGGLVMPVILKMDFTDGSSKTARIPAEIWRYNNRKVTWQYVTEKTLAKAELDPLWETADADRSNNVYSGNIEDKTLGIDTRDEATNRMKDSNVKVLPDSLRTYDAPERD
- a CDS encoding arsenic transporter, giving the protein MIAALAIFLVTITLVIWQPRGLGIGWSAMGGALFALLTGVITLTDIPIVWDIIWNATGAFVAVILISLILDEAGFFEWSALHVARWGRGNGRALFALVVLLGALVAAFFANDGAALILTPIVLAMLRALGQGERATLAFVMAAGFIADTASLPLVVSNLVNIVSADFFDIGFGDYALVMIPVDLVAIAATLGALMLFFRKDIPEVYDVAQLRAPDAAIRDRATFRAGWVVLAGLLLGFFVLDPMGVPISAVAACGALALIAVAARGHTIATRKVIREAPWQVVIFSLGMYLVVFGLKNAGLTQALAGLLEWSAHGGVWGATFGTGVLAAVLSSIMNNMPTVLVGALSIDGTMLDGAMHGEAVRTAMVYANVIGCDLGPKITPIGSLATLLWLHVLRQKGVVIGWGYYFRLGVTLTTPILLLTLAALALRLTLA
- a CDS encoding Lrp/AsnC family transcriptional regulator, with product MISLDKLDHSLIGILRTDGRAPVSKIAQILGVSRATVQTRLDRLVQSGAILGFTIRAQEEAPSGAIRAIMLVEVEGRSTDAVIRLLRGIREIHALHTTNGAWDLVAEIVSPTLPDFDRVLREVRMIEGVLNSETSILLRSLA
- a CDS encoding SphA family protein; amino-acid sequence: MALSGTGRCGQESWRWRSVGLSAAGAALAMFVPGVAQATESGVSLYLHGSGGPGTAVMAPLEGVYFDKITWVYDGDAGIERELPVNGRVVAGVDLTVVAEFATMLFVPSTDFLGGTFAVGVTLPYGAPMLDAAGVLERPGGGSLSASVHDTALTTGDPVGVAMLGWKEGDLHLQVSSMVNVPIGHFRESGLANLSLHRWAVDTSMAASWHDAEAGWDLSVKGGYTFNGSNETNGYDSGDEMHLEAALEKIVSPAFSFGLQSYYVKQVSDDGGALGPFRGEALAFGVTAATNVQMGRAPATFRGRVMQEVDVTNRLKGSSFWLDFSIPLHMNMPPQ
- a CDS encoding ornithine cyclodeaminase encodes the protein MVPFVGVADLAGIVEAVGLEAFLRGLAERIEADFERWEEFDKSPRYASHVPDGVIELMPAADREYFAFKQVNGHPGNTAAGLQTVAALGVLTRVDTGYPVLVSEMTLLTALRTAAMSALAARYLARPASRVLAMIGQGAQSEFQAIAFKALLGITRVQAWDIDPAASRKFARNLAESGIEVVIAPSADEAVIGADIVTTVTADRVNARILSANMTGAGLHINAVGGDCPGKTELAPEILQRGRVFVEYTPQTRIEGEIQQMPDDFEVTELWSVFSGKTSGRTSDEEITIFDSVGFGIEDFSALRYLYDLLPEHAPHTELDLIAQPQDPRDLFGLLSPRLHATA
- the ctlX gene encoding citrulline utilization hydrolase CtlX; translation: MVRPHFFEPNPQTRGDNAFQSTAAIRADTRTALAEDAHAEVSRAADLLEAAGIRVHLFEDSATTTPDSVFPNNWFSTHSGGHLAIFPLFAPNRRPERREDIVAFLKREYRVQEVTDWSGLEHDGLYLEGTGAIVLDHCERVAYAARSQRASEVLLERFCTRFAFEPMMFEATDANGMAIYHTNVMLSIGTRFCVAGLDTLRDARRREELHARLTANGRELIAVSQQQVGEFCGNLIELDGRSGPVIALSSRALRAFDARQVARLERVARLVPLDVPTIEMAGGSVRCMLAGIHLAPRPAS